In Notamacropus eugenii isolate mMacEug1 chromosome 1, mMacEug1.pri_v2, whole genome shotgun sequence, one genomic interval encodes:
- the TMCO6 gene encoding transmembrane and coiled-coil domain-containing protein 6 → MWSHRSGRLRAHGYNLQEQRDRWREREAALRKARREQHLVSKRLLRDSDLEEARDEFPNKPLEELEVLHLLRMSQRGTEKEKEKALISLRHSLQHPETQQTFIRLEGSIRTLIGLLTSNWASLQMEAARCLHELSHADQPNVAEACLPSTSYLLTYLSGHSADFIELCLYTLGNLAVESEAVRRQLLPQGIIPALALCIQSPHAAVLEALGYTLSQLLQANEAPKEIIPSVLDSAILPNMLRLLHPTPELGASVAVEFAWCLHYIICSQVNNPLLISRGSLSTLGLLLMDLARAASGSVDTGLDLLACPVLRCFGNLLAEEGAADAGVRADFADERIIVAMFILMEFFIQHQPSLVPECLWVLNNLTVKDPGLCTAMLSLDLVAPLLQLLPISRVVRILVLTILCNIAEKGPFYCQRLWPGPLLPHLLDILTLTDSEVVGQSLELLQLLFVHQPEAAQDFLQHSGLQALEKHKEEVDLQERIQALQEVALGGSSLVPNALALP, encoded by the exons ATGTGGAGTCACCGCAGCGGCCGCCTCCGGGCCCATGGCTACAACCTGCAGGAGCAGCGGGACCGCTGGCGGGAGCGGGAGGCAG CTTTAAGGAAGGCCAGGAGGGAACAGCATCTGGTCAGCAAGCGGTTGTTGAGGGACAGTGACCTAGAAGAAGCTAGAGATGAATTCCCTAACAAGCCCCTGGAAGAGCTCGAG GTGCTACACTTACTGAGGATGTCTCAACGAGgaactgagaaggaaaaagagaaggcatTAATCAGCCTCCGGCATAGCCTACAGCATCCTGAGACTCAGCAGACTTTTATCAG GCTTGAAGGCAGTATTCGAACACTCATTGGACTCCTGACTAGCAACTGGGCTTCGCTCCAGATGGAGGCAGCTCGATGCCTGCATGAGCTCTCCCATGCCGACCAGCCGAATGTGGCAGAAGCCTGTCTGCCTTCCACATCCTACCTTCTCACGTACCTTTCTGGGCACAGTGCTGACTTCATA GAGCTATGTCTGTACACACTAGGCAATCTGGCCGTGGAGAGTGAGGCTGTGAGGAGGCAGCTTCTCCCACAGGGCATTATTCCAGCTCTTGCTTTATGCATCCAG TCCCCCCATGCAGCTGTTCTGGAAGCTCTTGGCTACACCTTGTCACAACTTTTGCAGGCCAATGAAGCTCCTAAAGAAATCATTCC CTCTGTCTTGGACTCTGCCATCCTCCCAAACATGCTTCGACTTCTACACCCTACCCCAGAGCTGGGAGCTAGTGTCGCTGTGGAGTTTGCCTGGTGCCTTCACTACATTATCTGCAG CCAGGTGAATAATCCACTGCTCATTTCCCGAGGATCTTTGTCCACTCTGGGGCTGTTGCTGATGGACTTGGCTAGGGCTGCCTCAGGATCTGTGGATACGGGACTGGATCTG TTGGCTTGCCCAGTACTTCGGTGCTTTGGTAACTTGCTGGCAGAGGAAGGAGCGGCAGATGCAGGAGTACGAGCAGATTTTGCAGATGAGCGAATTATAGTGGCTATGTTTATCCTCATGGAGTTCTTCATCCAGCATCAACCCAGCCTGGTTCCTGAGTGCCTCTGGGTCCTCAACAACCTGACTG TAAAAGATCCTGGCCTCTGTACTGCAATGCTGTCCCTGGATCTGGTCGCTCCCCTCTTGCAACTCTTACCCATTTCACGGGTGGTACGTATATTG GTGCTCACCATCCTGTGCAACATTGCCGAGAAGGGCCCCTTCTATTGCCAGAGACTCTGGCCTGGTCCACTCCTCCCCCACTTGCTAGATATCCTGACCCTTACTGACTCTGAGGTGGTGGGACAGAGCCTGGAGCTACTGCAACTGCTGTTTGTACACCAGCCTGAG GCAGCTCAGGACTTCTTACAGCATTCTGGCCTACAGGCCTTGGAGAAACACAAAGAAGAGGTGGACCTCCAGGAACGCATACAAGCTCTTCAGGAGGTGGCACTGGGAGGAAGCTCACTTGTCCCAAATGCATTGGCTCTGCCATAG
- the NDUFA2 gene encoding NADH dehydrogenase [ubiquinone] 1 alpha subcomplex subunit 2 isoform X1, translated as MAAAAARGVGFKVGKNLRELRIHLCQRSASSQGVRDFIEKHYVELKKANPDFPILIRECSQVQPKLWVRYAFGQEKNVSLKNLSSEQVATALVNLMNSKA; from the exons ATGGCGGCAGCTGCAGCCCGCGGGGTCGGGTTCAAGGTGGGCAAGAACCTGAGGGAGCTCCGCATCCACTTGTGCCAACGCTCGGCCAGCAGCCAAGGAGTGAG GGACTTCATTGAGAAACACTACGTGGAGCTGAAGAAGGCGAATCCCGACTTCCCCATCCTGATCCGGGAGTGCTCCCAGGTGCAGCCCAAGCTGTGGGTCCGCTATG CTTTTGGCCAGGAGAAGAATGTCTCATTGAAAAACCTCAGTAGTGAACAAGTGGCCACTGCTCTAGTGAATTTGATGAATAGCAAAGCCTGA
- the NDUFA2 gene encoding NADH dehydrogenase [ubiquinone] 1 alpha subcomplex subunit 2 isoform X2 yields MAAAAARGVGFKVGKNLRELRIHLCQRSASSQGVRDFIEKHYVELKKANPDFPILIRECSQVQPKLWVRYGVYCFILSFWPGEECLIEKPQ; encoded by the exons ATGGCGGCAGCTGCAGCCCGCGGGGTCGGGTTCAAGGTGGGCAAGAACCTGAGGGAGCTCCGCATCCACTTGTGCCAACGCTCGGCCAGCAGCCAAGGAGTGAG GGACTTCATTGAGAAACACTACGTGGAGCTGAAGAAGGCGAATCCCGACTTCCCCATCCTGATCCGGGAGTGCTCCCAGGTGCAGCCCAAGCTGTGGGTCCGCTATG gtgtttactgTTTCATCCTCAGCTTTTGGCCAGGAGAAGAATGTCTCATTGAAAAACCTCAGTAG
- the IK gene encoding protein Red, whose amino-acid sequence MPERDSEPFSNPLAPDGHDVDDPHSFHQSKLTNEDFRKLLMTPRAAPTSAPPSKSRHHEMPREYNEDEDPAARRRKKKSYYAKLRQQEIERERELAEKYRDRAKERRDGVNKDYEETELISTTANYRAVGPTAEADKSAAEKRRQLIQESKFLGGDMEHTHLVKGLDFALLQKVRAEIASKEKEEEEMMEKPQKETKKDEDPENKIEFKTRLGRNVYRMLFKNKAYERNELFLPGRMAYVVDLDDEYADTDIPTTLIRSKADCPTMEAQTTLTTNDIVISKLTQILSYLRQGTRNKKLKKKDKGKLDEKKPPEADMNIFEDIGDYVPSTTKVPREKERERYRERERDRDRDRERERERERDRERDRERERDREREEEKKRHSYFEKPKVDDEPIDIDKGPGSAKELIKSINEKFAGSAGWEGGESLKKPEDKKQLGDFFGMSNSYAECYPATMDDMAVDSDEEVDYSKMDQGNKKGPLGRWDFDTQEEYSEYMNNKEALPKAAFQYGIKMSEGRKTRRFKETNDKAELDRQWKKISAIIEKRKKMEADGVEVKRPKY is encoded by the exons ATGCCGGAACGAGATA GTGAACCGTTCTCCAACCCGCTAGCCCCGGACGGCCATGATGTGGACGATCCGCACTCCTTCCACCA GTCCAAACTTACCAATGAAGACTTTAGGAAGCTTCTTATGACACCTAGAGCTGCACCCACCTCTGCACCACCATCCAAATCTCGCCACCATGA GATGCCAAGGGAATACAATGAAGATGAAGATCCAGCAGCacgaaggaggaaaaagaaaag CTACTATGCTAAACTCCGTCAACAAGAAATTGAACGTGAAAGGGAGCTAGCAGAAAAGTATCGTGACCGTGCCAAAGAACGGAGAGATGGAGTAAACAAGGATTATGAGGAAACAGAATTGATCAGTACCACTGCTAACTACAGGGCTGTGGGACCTACTGCTGAGGC TGACAAATCTGCTGCAGAGAAAAGGCGACAGTTGATCCAAGAGTCCAAGTTTTTGGGTGGTGACATGGAACACACTCATTTGGTGAAAGGTTTGGATTTTGCCCTTCTCCAGAAg GTTCGAGCTGAGATTGCCagcaaggagaaagaagaggaggagatgatggagaaacctcagaaggaaacaaa GAAAGATGAAGATCCTGAGAATAAGATTGAATTTAAGACGCGTTTGG GCCGCAATGTTTATCGTAtgctcttcaagaacaaagcTTATGAACGAAATGAGTTGTTTTTGCCAGGCCGCATGGCCTATGTGGTAGATCTGGATGATGAGTATGCAGACACAGATATTCCTACTACACTTATCCGGAGCAAAGCTGATTGTCCTACCATGGAG GCCCAAACCACACTGACCACGAATGATATTGTTATCAGCAAATTGACACAGATCCTTTCATACTTGCGGCAGGGCACCCGGAATAAGAAGCTGAAGAAAAAGGACAAAG GAAAGCTAGATGAGAAGAAACCTCCGGAGGCTGACATGAA CATTTTTGAAGACATTGGAGATTATGTACCATCAACAACTAAGGTTCCAAGGGAAAAAGAACGGGAGCGATACCGTGAACGGGAGCGAGATCGAGACCGGGACCGAGaacgagagagagaaagagaacggGACCGAGAGAGAGACCGAGAAAGAGAGCGGGAtcgggaaagagaagaggagaagaagcgACACAGCTATTTTGAGAAGCCCAAAGTGGATGACGAG cctATCGATATTGATAAAG GTCCTGGATCTGCCAAGGAGTTGATAAAGTCTATCAATGAAAAGTTTGCTGGTTCTGCTGGTTGGGAAGGTGGCGAAT CACTGAAGAAACCAGAAGATAAGAAGCAGCTAGGAGATTTCTTTGGCATGTCCAATAGTTATGCAGAGTGTTATCCAGCCAC GATGGATGACATGGCTGTGGACAGTGATGAAGAGGTGGATTATAGCAAAATGGACCAG GGTAACAAGAAGGGACCTTTGGGTCGATGGGATTTTGACACCCAGGAAGAATATAGCGAGTATATGAATAACAAAGAAGCTTTGCCTAA AGCTGCATTCCAGTATGGCATCAAGATGTCAGAAGGTCGGAAAACCAGACGCTTCAAAGAAACAAATGACAAGGCAGAGCTTGATCGACAGTGGAAAAAGATCAGTGCA AttattgagaaaagaaagaaaatggaggctgATGG GGTTGAGGTCAAAAGACCAAAATATTAA
- the WDR55 gene encoding WD repeat-containing protein 55 isoform X2 — MAASCETQPDTEEGTEASEPRERDTPEDIVLEAPANGLAFHPARNLLAAGDVDGDVFVFEYSCREGETKELWSSGHHLKSCRDLAFSEDGRKLVTVSKDKSIHILEVDQGRLDKRISKAHSVAINSLLLVDEHLLATGDDSGRIRLWDQRKEGPIMDLKQHEEYIADMALDPAKKLLLTASGDGCLGVFNIKRHRFELLSEAQSGDLTSVTLMKRGKKVACGSSEGTIYLFNWNGFGATSDRFALKAESVDCIVPITDNLLCTGSTDGIIRAVNILPNRVVGSVGQHAGEPVEQLALSHCGQLLASSGHDHRLKFWNVTQLRSVVVDDYRKRKKKGGQLQALSSKAWGMDDFFAGLKEEEKDTVPDPVEEESEDSD, encoded by the exons ATGGCGGCCTCCTGCGAG ACCCAGCCCGACACTGAGGAGGGGACGGAAGCCTCGGAGCCCCGGGAGCGGGACACCCCCGAAGACATAGTGTTGGAGGCTCCGGCCAACGGGCTAGCCTTCCACCCCGCGCGGAACCTCCTGGCCGCCGGCGACGTGGACGGGGACGTGTTCGT CTTCGAGTACTCCTGCCGGGAGGGGGAAACCAAGGAGCTCTGGTCCTCCGGACACCACCTCAAGTCCTGCCGGGACCTGGCCTTCTCCGAAGACGGGCGAA AACTTGTTACCGTTTCCAAGGATAAATCTATTCATATCCTGGAAGTTGATCAAGGTCGGCTAGATAAGCGTATTTCCAAGGCTCACAG CGTAGCTATTAACAGCTTGTTGCTAGTAGATGAGCATCTGTTAGCTACAGGGGATGATAGTGGCAGGATTCGACTCTGGGACCAGAGGAAAGAGGGTCCAATCATGGACTTGAAGCAGCATGAGGAATACATTGCAGATATGGCTTTGGACCCTGCTAAGAAGCTGCTTCTTACTGCCAG TGGGGATGGTTGCCTTGGTGTGTTCAATATCAAGCGGCATCGATTTGAACTTCTATCAGAAGCACAGAGTGGGGATTTGACCTCAGTTACACTCATGAAG AGGGGAAAGAAAGTTGCCTGTGGCTCCAGTGAGGGGACCATTTACCTCTTTAACTGGAATGGTTTTGGAGCAACCAGTGACCGTTTTGCCCTGAAGGCAGAGTCAGTTGACTGTATTGTGCCCATCACAGACAATCTGCTATGCACAGGCTCTACTGATGGAATTATACG GGCAGTGAATATCCTGCCTAACCGAGTTGTGGGCAGTGTGGGGCAACATGCTGGTGAGCCTGTGGAACAGTTAGCCCTCTCCCACTGCGGTCAGCTTCTTGCCAGCAGTGGACATGACCATCGGCTCAAGTTCTGGAATGTGACACAGCTTCGTTCAGTGGTAGTGGATGACTATCGGAAGCGAAAGAAGAAAGGTGGTCAATTGCAGGCTCTAAGCAGCAAGGCCTGGGGCATGGATGATTTCTTTGCTGGActtaaggaggaggagaaagatacaGTGCCTGATCCAGttgaagaagaaagtgaagacaGTGACTGA
- the WDR55 gene encoding WD repeat-containing protein 55 isoform X1, giving the protein MAASCEVRHGSGEWDAHGQAAQGEPRRPPTAFLSAAPLQTQPDTEEGTEASEPRERDTPEDIVLEAPANGLAFHPARNLLAAGDVDGDVFVFEYSCREGETKELWSSGHHLKSCRDLAFSEDGRKLVTVSKDKSIHILEVDQGRLDKRISKAHSVAINSLLLVDEHLLATGDDSGRIRLWDQRKEGPIMDLKQHEEYIADMALDPAKKLLLTASGDGCLGVFNIKRHRFELLSEAQSGDLTSVTLMKRGKKVACGSSEGTIYLFNWNGFGATSDRFALKAESVDCIVPITDNLLCTGSTDGIIRAVNILPNRVVGSVGQHAGEPVEQLALSHCGQLLASSGHDHRLKFWNVTQLRSVVVDDYRKRKKKGGQLQALSSKAWGMDDFFAGLKEEEKDTVPDPVEEESEDSD; this is encoded by the exons ATGGCGGCCTCCTGCGAGGTGAGGCATGGGTCAGGGGAGTGGGATGCCCACGGGCAGGCGGCACAGGGAGAGCCCCGGCGCCCTCCAACCGCCTTTCTCTCGGCTGCCCCCCTGCAGACCCAGCCCGACACTGAGGAGGGGACGGAAGCCTCGGAGCCCCGGGAGCGGGACACCCCCGAAGACATAGTGTTGGAGGCTCCGGCCAACGGGCTAGCCTTCCACCCCGCGCGGAACCTCCTGGCCGCCGGCGACGTGGACGGGGACGTGTTCGT CTTCGAGTACTCCTGCCGGGAGGGGGAAACCAAGGAGCTCTGGTCCTCCGGACACCACCTCAAGTCCTGCCGGGACCTGGCCTTCTCCGAAGACGGGCGAA AACTTGTTACCGTTTCCAAGGATAAATCTATTCATATCCTGGAAGTTGATCAAGGTCGGCTAGATAAGCGTATTTCCAAGGCTCACAG CGTAGCTATTAACAGCTTGTTGCTAGTAGATGAGCATCTGTTAGCTACAGGGGATGATAGTGGCAGGATTCGACTCTGGGACCAGAGGAAAGAGGGTCCAATCATGGACTTGAAGCAGCATGAGGAATACATTGCAGATATGGCTTTGGACCCTGCTAAGAAGCTGCTTCTTACTGCCAG TGGGGATGGTTGCCTTGGTGTGTTCAATATCAAGCGGCATCGATTTGAACTTCTATCAGAAGCACAGAGTGGGGATTTGACCTCAGTTACACTCATGAAG AGGGGAAAGAAAGTTGCCTGTGGCTCCAGTGAGGGGACCATTTACCTCTTTAACTGGAATGGTTTTGGAGCAACCAGTGACCGTTTTGCCCTGAAGGCAGAGTCAGTTGACTGTATTGTGCCCATCACAGACAATCTGCTATGCACAGGCTCTACTGATGGAATTATACG GGCAGTGAATATCCTGCCTAACCGAGTTGTGGGCAGTGTGGGGCAACATGCTGGTGAGCCTGTGGAACAGTTAGCCCTCTCCCACTGCGGTCAGCTTCTTGCCAGCAGTGGACATGACCATCGGCTCAAGTTCTGGAATGTGACACAGCTTCGTTCAGTGGTAGTGGATGACTATCGGAAGCGAAAGAAGAAAGGTGGTCAATTGCAGGCTCTAAGCAGCAAGGCCTGGGGCATGGATGATTTCTTTGCTGGActtaaggaggaggagaaagatacaGTGCCTGATCCAGttgaagaagaaagtgaagacaGTGACTGA
- the DND1 gene encoding dead end protein homolog 1, translated as MGRTPYLPYPLFFCSHLFIRRRVEHVSPLPPPLRGGVAPPSQWESRGSGKFPEAWGGYKGVWLGELLLNMQSKRECELWCERVNPVNKAALEAWVRETGIRLVQVNGQRKYGGPPPGWVGSPPPAGSEVFIGRLPQDVYEHQLIPLFQRVGRLYEFRLMMTFSGLNRGFAYARYSSRRGAQAAIATLHNHPLRPACPLLVCRSTEKCELTLDGLPPALSHQALLQALQPLGPGLQEALLLPSLMRPYTKIALLKFSSHRAAAMAKKALVEGRSKLCGEQVTVEWLKPDLKQRLRQQTEGPLFRGLATENSQRTLPEKLGTLITPSCAQTTLETLCQQRRLGMPVFLTKCLGAGPAGWHHFWYQVVIPGHPMPFSGLIWVVVTKEGPSGHEVAKNAVSLRLLEVLGEPGENEGPGWEWFCC; from the exons atgggCAGGACTCCCTACCTCCCCTACCCCTTGTTTTTCTGCTCCCACCTGTTTATACGCCGGAGGGTGGAGCACGtgtcccctctcccccctcccctgcgGGGCGGGGTCGCGCCCCCTAGCCAATGGGAGTCTAGGGGGTCTGGGAAATTTCCAGAGGCTTGGGGAGGCTATAAAGGTGTGTGGCTGGGCGAGCTCCTTTTAAACATGCAGTCCAAACGGGAGTGTGAG TTGTGGTGTGAGCGGGTGAATCCAGTGAACAAGGCCGCGCTGGAGGCTTGGGTGAGGGAAACGGGGATCCGACTGGTGCAAGTGAACGGGCAAAGGAAATACGGCGGTCCACCCCCAG GCTGGGTGGGCAGCCCCCCACCAGCAGGTTCAGAGGTATTCATCGGTCGCCTGCCCCAGGATGTGTATGAGCATCAGCTGATTCCACTGTTCCAGCGAGTGGGGCGTCTCTACGAGTTTCGCCTCATGATGACTTTTAGCGGTCTGAACCGAGGCTTCGCCTACGCTCGATACAGCTCCCGCCGGGGCGCCCAGGCTGCCATCGCcactcttcacaaccaccctctTCGGCCTGCCTGCCCACTGCTGGTCTGCCGGAGCACCGAGAAGTGCGAGCTGACCCTGGACGGGCTGCCGCCAGCGCTGAGCCACCAGGCCTTGCTGCAGGCCCTGCAGCCTCTGGGCCCCGGTCTGCAGGAAGCACTGCTGCTCCCCAGCCTTATGCGCCCCTACACAAAGATTGCCCTGCTGAAGTTTAGCTCCCACCGGGCTGCGGCCATGGCCAAGAAGGCTCTAGTGGAAG GGCGCTCAAAGCTCTGTGGTGAACAGGTGACAGTAGAATGGCTGAAGCCCGACCTGAAGCAGCGACTGCGACAGCAAACTGAAGGTCCTTTATTTCGAGGTTTGGCGACTGAGAACAGTCAAAGGACCCTACCTGAGAAATTGGGGACCCTGATAACCCCTAGCTGTGCCCAGACCACCCTTGAAACGCTATGCCAACAGAGACGCCTAGGCATGCCTGTATTCCTCACTAAGTGCTTGGGAGCTGGGCCTGCAGGCTGGCACCACTTCTGGTACCAGGTGGTGATTCCTGGTCACCCCATGCCTTTCAGTGGCCTCATCTGGGTAGTTGTAACAAAGGAGGGCCCAAGTGGACATGAAGTTGCCAAAAATGCTGTGTCCCTTCGCCTCCTAGAAGTGTTAGGTGAGCCTGGGGAAAATGAGGGCCCAGGATGGGAGTGGTTTTGCTGCTAA